One part of the Arabidopsis thaliana chromosome 1 sequence genome encodes these proteins:
- the CRC gene encoding Plant-specific transcription factor YABBY family protein (CRABS CLAW (CRC); CONTAINS InterPro DOMAIN/s: High mobility group, superfamily (InterPro:IPR009071), YABBY protein (InterPro:IPR006780); BEST Arabidopsis thaliana protein match is: Plant-specific transcription factor YABBY family protein (TAIR:AT1G08465.1); Has 451 Blast hits to 449 proteins in 129 species: Archae - 0; Bacteria - 0; Metazoa - 0; Fungi - 8; Plants - 437; Viruses - 0; Other Eukaryotes - 6 (source: NCBI BLink).) codes for MNLEEKPTMTASRASPQAEHLYYVRCSICNTILAVGIPLKRMLDTVTVKCGHCGNLSFLTTTPPLQGHVSLTLQMQSFGGSDYKKGSSSSSSSSTSSDQPPSPSPPFVVKPPEKKQRLPSAYNRFMRDEIQRIKSANPEIPHREAFSAAAKNWAKYIPNSPTSITSGGHNMIHGLGFGEKK; via the exons ATGAACCTAGAAGAGAAACCAACCATGACGGCTTCAAGGGCTTCCCCTCAAGCCGAACATCTCTACTACGTCCGGTGTAGCATCTGCAACACCATCCTCGCG GTTGGGATACCATTGAAGAGAATGCTTGACACGGTAACGGTGAAATGCGGCCATTGTGGTAACCTCTCGTTTCTCACCACAACTCCTCCTCTTCAAGGCCATGTTAGCCTCACCCTTCAG ATGCAGAGCTTTGGTGGAAGTGACTATAAGAAGggaagctcttcttcttcctcttcctccacctCCAGCGACCAGCCCCCATCTCCCTCACCTCCCTTTGTCGTCAAAC CTCctgagaagaagcagaggctCCCATCTGCATACAACCGCTTCATGAG ggATGAGATCCAACGCATCAAAAGTGCCAATCCGGAAATACCACACCGTGAAGCTTTCAGTGCTGCTGCCAAAAAT TGGGCTAAGTACATACCCAACTCTCCTACTTCCATTACTTCCGGAGGCCACAACATGATCCAT GGCTTGGGATTCGGTGAGAAGAAGTGA
- a CDS encoding Dihydropterin pyrophosphokinase / Dihydropteroate synthase (Dihydropterin pyrophosphokinase / Dihydropteroate synthase; CONTAINS InterPro DOMAIN/s: Dihydropteroate synthase-like (InterPro:IPR011005), 7,8-Dihydro-6-hydroxymethylpterin-pyrophosphokinase, HPPK (InterPro:IPR000550), Dihydropteroate synthase (InterPro:IPR006390), Pterin-binding (InterPro:IPR000489); BEST Arabidopsis thaliana protein match is: Dihydropterin pyrophosphokinase / Dihydropteroate synthase (TAIR:AT4G30000.1); Has 15022 Blast hits to 14981 proteins in 2537 species: Archae - 158; Bacteria - 9759; Metazoa - 8; Fungi - 169; Plants - 69; Viruses - 0; Other Eukaryotes - 4859 (source: NCBI BLink).), whose amino-acid sequence MDFTSLETTTFEEVVIALGSNVGNRMNNFKEALRLMKDYGISVTRHSCLYETEPVHVTDQPRFLNAAIRGVTKLKPHELLNVLKKIEKEMGREENGLRYGPRPLDLDILFYGKHKIISDKLIIPHERIWERPFVLAPLVDLLGTEDIDNDKIVAYWHSLSMHSGGIFQAWERLGGESLLGKDGIIQRVIPIGDHLWDFSKKTYVMGILNLTPDSFSDGGKFQSVDTAVSRVRSMISEGVDIIDIGAQSTRPMASRISSQEEIDRLIPVLKVVRGMAEMKGKLISVDTFNSEVALEAIRNGADILNDVSGGSLDENMHKVVADSDVPYMIMHMRGDPCTMQNKENLEYNEICKDVATELYERVREAELSGIPAWRIMIDPGIGFSKGIDHNLDIVMELPKIREEMAKKSIGLSHAPILIGPSRKRFLGDICGRPEASERDAATVACVTAGILKGANIIRVHNVRDNVDAARLCDAMMTKRFKNVD is encoded by the exons ATGG ATTTCACATCTTTGGAAACAACAACTTTCGAAGAAGTCGTGATAGCTTTGGGAAGCAATGTTGGAAACAGAATGAATAATTTCAAAGAAGCTTTACGATTGATGAAAGACTATGGGATCAGTGTAACCAGACACAGTTGTTTGTACGAAACAGAACCTGTTCATGTGACCGACCAACCAAGATTTCTCAACGCTGCAATAAGAGGTGTCACAAAGCTCAAACCTCATGAACTCTTGAACGTTCTCAAgaaaattgagaaagagaTGGGTCGTGAAGAAAATGGTTTAAGGTATGGACCAAGACCACTTGACTTGGACATATTGTTCTATGGAAAGCACAAGATAATTTCTGATAAACTTATCATTCCCCATGAGAGAATCTGGGAAAGACCATTTGTTTTAGCACCTTTGGTAGATTTGCTTGGAACGGAAGATATTGATAATGATAAAATAGTTGCATATTGGCATTCACTCTCAATGCATTCAGGTGGAATTTTCCAAGCGTGGGAGCGGTTAGGTGGTGAGTCATTGCTTGGAAAAGACGGTATTATACAAAGGGTTATACCAATAGGAGATCATTTATGGGATTTTTCTAAGAAAACTTATGTGATGGGTATACTTAATCTTACTCCTGATAGCTTTAGTGATGGAGGTAAGTTTCAATCGGTAGATACCGCGGTTTCTCGGGTCCGGTCTATGATATCTGAAGGTGTAGATATTATTGATATCGGTGCACAGTCAACACGGCCGATGGCCTCAAGAATATCTAGTCAAGAAGAGATAGATAGACTGATTCCGGTTTTAAAAGTTGTTCGCGGTATGGCAGAGATGAAGGGAAAGCTCATATCAGTGGACACTTTTAACTCTGAGGTTGCTTTAGAAGCAATAAGAAATGGAGCTGACATTTTGAATGATGTATCCGGAGGAAGTTTAGACGAGAACATGCATAAGGTTGTTGCGGATTCTGATGTTCCTTATATGATCATGCACATGAGAGGAGATCCATGTACAAtgcaaaacaaagagaatttGGAGTATAATGAAATATGCAAAGATGTTGCCACAGAGCTTTATGAGAGAGTAAGAGAAGCAGAACTCTCTGGGATTCCAGCTTGGAGGATTATGATTGATCCAGGAATTGGATTTTCTAAGGGAATAGATCATAATTTAGATATTGTCATGGAGCTACCAAAAATCAGGGAAGAGATGGCTAAGAAGAGTATAGGATTGTCTCATGCACCTATACTTATAGGACCTTCAAGGAAGAGATTTTTGGGAGATATTTGTGGTCGTCCTGAGGCAAGTGAAAGAGATGCTGCAACTGTTGCTTGTGTTACTGCTGGGATACTAAAAGGTGCTAATATCATTAGAGTTCATAATGTTAGAGATAATGTAGACGCGGCAAGGCTATGCGATGCAATGATGACGAAAAGGTTCAAAAATGTTGATTAG
- the FLN2 gene encoding fructokinase-like protein (fructokinase-like 2 (FLN2); FUNCTIONS IN: kinase activity; INVOLVED IN: acetate fermentation, sucrose biosynthetic process, sucrose catabolic process, using beta-fructofuranosidase; LOCATED IN: chloroplast nucleoid, nucleoid; EXPRESSED IN: 21 plant structures; EXPRESSED DURING: 13 growth stages; CONTAINS InterPro DOMAIN/s: Carbohydrate/purine kinase (InterPro:IPR011611); BEST Arabidopsis thaliana protein match is: fructokinase-like 1 (TAIR:AT3G54090.1); Has 30201 Blast hits to 17322 proteins in 780 species: Archae - 12; Bacteria - 1396; Metazoa - 17338; Fungi - 3422; Plants - 5037; Viruses - 0; Other Eukaryotes - 2996 (source: NCBI BLink).), whose amino-acid sequence MASLSFTQFLSFPRCNADVPCLLQSHGFVKFRGERWNGKQSFSMAAGRRKLSESAPLEEEGNDGNGAVVGKKPSKSVKRTTKKKVVVKDEPLEEISEFLVDNDDVLDKESIVSALKPKKTRTRKKAAAASSDVEEVKTEKKVRRKRTVKKDKDVEDDLATIMDAEVSDVEEALAVESTDTESEEEEIDLSKHEGEDISHTYGWPPLVCCFGSAQHAFVPSGRPANRLLDYELHERMRDAKWAPEKYIRAPGGCAGGVAIALASLGGKVAFMGKLGADDYGQAMLYYLNVCKVQTRSVKIDGKRVTACSTMKISKRGRLKSTCIKPCAEDSLSKSEINVDVLKEAKMFYFSTHSLLDKKMMSTTIQAIKISKQLGNVIFYDLNLPLPLWHSSEETKSFIQEVWNLADVIEITKQELEFLCGIEPTEEFDTENNDISKFVHYPPETVEQLWHENLKVLFVTNGTSKIHYYTKEHNGAVSGMEDVPITPFTRDMSASGDGIVAGLIRMLTVQPDLMNNKGYLERTARYAIECGIIDQWLLAQTRGYPPKDDMEEEEDDEEEDEVESDPNGIRSITEKEYRTSKPYDEPDGPYVMKPVEEREYKKLELVGSMFEDGSL is encoded by the exons ATGGCGTCTCTCTCCTTCACCCAATTCTTATCATTCCCCAG ATGCAATGCAGATGTTCCTTGTCTGCTCCAGTCGCATGGTTTTGTGAAGTTTAGAGGTGAAAGATGGAATGGGAAACAAAGCTTTTCTATGGCTGCTGGTAGGAGAAAGTTATCAGAGTCAGCacctcttgaagaagaaggtaatgATGGAAACGGTGCGGTTGTGGGAAAGAAACCATCTAAAAGTGTTAAGAgaacaacgaagaagaaggttgtGGTTAAGGATGAACCATTAGAAgaaatttctgaatttttggttgataatgatgatgttTTAGACAAGGAAAGCATTGTCTCAgctttgaaaccaaaaaagacaAGAACTAGAAAGAAAG CTGCAGCAGCTTCTTCTGATGTGGAGGAAGTAAAAACCGAGAAGAAAGTGAGACGAAAGAGGACTGttaagaaagataaagatgtGGAGGATGATTTAGCTACTATTATGGATGCTGAGGTTAGTGATGTCGAGGAAGCATTGGCTGTTGAAAGCACTGATacagagagtgaagaagaagagattgatctGAGTAAACATGAAGGTGAAGATATTAGTCACACTTATGGATGGCCTCCTCTCGTGTGTTGCTTTGGATCTGCACAACATGCTTTTGTGCCTTCGGGAAGGCCAGCAAACAGGCTATTAGATTATGAACTACACGAACGGATGAGAGATGCAAAGTGGGCTCCAGAGAAGTATATCCGGGCTCCTGGAGGATGTGCAGGAGGTGTTGCTATTGCTCTTGCAAGCTTGGGTGGTAAGGTTGCTTTTATGGGCAAACTTGGGGCTGATGACTATGGTCAAGCCATGTTGTATTATCTGAATGTGTGCAAAGTCCAAACTAGATCAGTTAAGATTGATGGTAAAAGGGTTACGGCGTGTTCTACTATGAAGATCAGCAAGAGAGGTCGCTTGAAATCGACTTGTATTAAGCCATGTGCAGAGGATTCACtttcaaaatctgaaatcaaCGTTGATGTGCTCAAAGAG GCGAAAATGTTCTACTTCAGCACGCATTCTCTACTCGATAAGAAGATGATGTCAACTACGATACAAGCCATCAAGATATCAAAGCAACTAGGCAATGTCATTTTTTATGACTTGAATCTCCCTTTACCACTATGGCACTCCAGCGAAGAAACCAAGTCTTTCATACAGGAAGTGTGGAATCTTGCAGACGTCATTGAAATCACAAAACAGGAACTTGAATTCTTATGCGGAATCGAGCCTACTGAAGAGTTCGATACAGAAAACAATGACATCAGTAAGTTTGTCCATTACCCGCCAGAAACTGTGGAACAGCTTTGGCATGAAAATCTCAAGGTCTTGTTTGTGACCAATGGCACTTCTAAGATCCATTACTATACCAAAGAGCACAATGGTGCTGTTTCCGGAATGGAGGATGTTCCCATTACTCCTTTTACAAGGGATATGTCAGCATCTGGAGATGGCATCGTTGCAG GTCTAATAAGAATGCTTACGGTTCAGCCAGATCTTATGAACAATAAAGGGTACCTGGAACGCACAGCGAGATATGCAATTGAGTGTGGTATTATTGATCAATGGTTGCTGGCACAAACCCGAGGATATCCTCCAAAGGATgacatggaagaagaagaagatgatgaagaagaagatgaagtggaATCAGATCCAAACGGTATAAGATCGATAACAGAGAAGGAATACAGAACCTCAAAGCCTTATGATGAACCAGATGGTCCATACGTTATGAAACCAGTAGAGGAAAGGGAGTACAAGAAGTTAGAGCTTGTTGGCTCAATGTTTGAAGATGGTAGTTTATGA
- a CDS encoding Uncharacterized protein family UPF0090 (Uncharacterised protein family UPF0090; CONTAINS InterPro DOMAIN/s: Uncharacterised protein family UPF0090 (InterPro:IPR003728); BEST Arabidopsis thaliana protein match is: Uncharacterised protein family UPF0090 (TAIR:AT1G77122.1); Has 169 Blast hits to 169 proteins in 64 species: Archae - 0; Bacteria - 102; Metazoa - 0; Fungi - 0; Plants - 61; Viruses - 0; Other Eukaryotes - 6 (source: NCBI BLink).), producing MARYQNLFVAALFRASRRFTKPATCISVRTFSSSLLLPKTTTRLTLPRYFPFSSSISTFSSSSSSPSPSARPPKTAGSNGDEEDTFEYKATDDVEVIEDWEEDEDEDVESQLGDGGDGGGIVLKGVAWGERVLSIAAQVLKQSEKDLELFAFKTSPRGYIYVRLDKLSTEYGCPTMDELEEFSREFKKRLDDAGAEKVIPEDLALEVSSPGAERLLRVPEDLPRFKDMPMTVSYVEETNSRKAVKSGVFLLESIDAESDNCVWKLADVRENRDPESKGRPLSRKQKDLRITLPFADHKKINLYLD from the exons ATGGCGAGATACCAAAATCTCTTTGTAGCTGCTTTGTTCCGAGCTTCTCGCCGTTTTACCAAACCGGCGACTTGTATCTCCGTTagaactttttcttcttccttactACTTCCAAAGACGACGACACGTCTTACTCTTCCTCGCtattttcctttctcttcttcgatctctacgttttcttcttcgtcttcttctccttctccttcagcTCGACCGCCAAAAACCGCCGGTAGTAATGGCGACGAAGAAGACACTTTTGAAt ATAAAGCAACTGATGATGTTGAGGTCATAGAAGATtgggaagaagacgaagatgaggATGTTGAATCACAG CTTGGTGATGGAGGAGATGGTGGTGGAATTGTTCTTAAAGGTGTAGCATGGGGTGAAAGAGTTCTCTCTATAGCTGCACAAGTTTTGAAGCAGTCTGAGAAAGACTTGGAATTGTTTGCTTTCAAAACTTCACCGCGTGGATATATATACGTCAGACTAGACAAACTCTCCACTGA ATATGGATGTCCTACCATGGATGAGCTTGAGGAATTTAGTCGAGAATTTAAGAAAAGACTAGATGATGCTGGGGCTGAAAAAGTAATCCCAGAGGATCTAGCCCTTGAG GTGTCATCTCCAGGAGCGGAGAGGCTACTGAGAGTCCCAGAGGACTTGCCCCGATTCAAGGATATGCCAATGACAGTAAGCTAtgtagaagaaacaaactcgAGGAAAGCAGTAAAGAGTGGAGTGTTCCTCTTGGAGTCTATAGATGCAGAATCAGATAACTGTGTCTGGAAATTAGCAGATGTAAGGGAGAACAGAGATCCCGAAAGCAAAGGCAGACCGTTAAGCCGGAAACAAAAGGACTTGAGAATCACACTGCCTTTCGCAGATCACAAGAAGATAAATCTCTACTTGGATTAG
- a CDS encoding Uncharacterized protein family UPF0090 (Uncharacterised protein family UPF0090; FUNCTIONS IN: molecular_function unknown; INVOLVED IN: biological_process unknown; LOCATED IN: cellular_component unknown; EXPRESSED IN: 20 plant structures; EXPRESSED DURING: 12 growth stages; CONTAINS InterPro DOMAIN/s: Uncharacterised protein family UPF0090 (InterPro:IPR003728); BEST Arabidopsis thaliana protein match is: Uncharacterised protein family UPF0090 (TAIR:AT1G77122.1); Has 30201 Blast hits to 17322 proteins in 780 species: Archae - 12; Bacteria - 1396; Metazoa - 17338; Fungi - 3422; Plants - 5037; Viruses - 0; Other Eukaryotes - 2996 (source: NCBI BLink).), producing the protein MARYQNLFVAALFRASRRFTKPATCISVRTFSSSLLLPKTTTRLTLPRYFPFSSSISTFSSSSSSPSPSARPPKTAGSNGDEEDTFEYKATDDVEVIEDWEEDEDEDVESQLGDGGDGGGIVLKGVAWGERVLSIAAQVLKQSEKDLELFAFKTSPRGYIYVRLDKLSTEYGCPTMDELEEFSREFKKRLDDAGAEKVIPEDLALEVKKSLSPVNQLSLGSVLLQNFVSVFFFSV; encoded by the exons ATGGCGAGATACCAAAATCTCTTTGTAGCTGCTTTGTTCCGAGCTTCTCGCCGTTTTACCAAACCGGCGACTTGTATCTCCGTTagaactttttcttcttccttactACTTCCAAAGACGACGACACGTCTTACTCTTCCTCGCtattttcctttctcttcttcgatctctacgttttcttcttcgtcttcttctccttctccttcagcTCGACCGCCAAAAACCGCCGGTAGTAATGGCGACGAAGAAGACACTTTTGAAt ATAAAGCAACTGATGATGTTGAGGTCATAGAAGATtgggaagaagacgaagatgaggATGTTGAATCACAG CTTGGTGATGGAGGAGATGGTGGTGGAATTGTTCTTAAAGGTGTAGCATGGGGTGAAAGAGTTCTCTCTATAGCTGCACAAGTTTTGAAGCAGTCTGAGAAAGACTTGGAATTGTTTGCTTTCAAAACTTCACCGCGTGGATATATATACGTCAGACTAGACAAACTCTCCACTGA ATATGGATGTCCTACCATGGATGAGCTTGAGGAATTTAGTCGAGAATTTAAGAAAAGACTAGATGATGCTGGGGCTGAAAAAGTAATCCCAGAGGATCTAGCCCTTGAGGTCAAAAAGAGTCTTTCCCCAGTGAATCAACTCTCACTTGGTTCagttttgttacaaaattttgtttccgttttttttttttctgtgtag